GGACGCGATCCAGTACGGGCGCGAGCTGCTCCCGGCGTTCCGGGATCTGCTCGCCCGGCGCGGCCGCGCCGCGGAGGCCGCGTGATGCGCCGGCTGCTCGCCCTCGCGCTGCTGACGCTCCTCGCCGCCCTCCCCGCCCGGGCCGAGGACGTGCTGCGGGTCGGTGACCAGCGCGGCAATGCCCGCGCCCTGATGGAGGCGGCCGGCGTGCTCGAGGGCCTGCCCTATCGCCTCGAATGGAGCGAGTTTCCCGCCGCCGCCCCGCTTCTGGAGGCGCTGAACGCCGGCGCCATCGACGCGGGCGGCGTCGGCGATGCGCCCTTCACCTTCGCGGCCGCCGCGGGCGTGCCGGTCAAGGCCTTCCTGGCCTTCCGCAACCGGCAGGACGGCCTCGCGATCCTGGTGCGGCCGGATTCGCCGATCCGCGCCGTGGCGGATCTGAAGGGCCGGCGCATCGCGACCAACCGGGGTTCCATCGGCCATCAGGTCGTGCTGGCCGCCCTCGAAGAAGCCGGGCTACCCGCCGACAGCGTCACCTTCAGCTTCCTGCCGCCGGCGGACGCGAAGCTCGCCCTGGCCTCCGGCGCCGTCGACGCGTGGTCGACCTGGGAGCCCTATACCTCGGCGGCCGAGCTCGCCGGGCTGGTGCGCGTCGTGCGCGACGGCAACGGCATCACCCCCGGCCTCAGCTACGCCGTGGCCAGCGAGACCGCGCTGAAGGCCAAGCGCGCCCTGCTGGCCGATTACGCGGCCCGCCTCGCTCGGGCCCGCGCCTGGGCGCTGCGCGATCCCGCCCCGTATGCCGCCGTCTGGTCGAAGCTCATCGGCCTGCCGGAGGCGGTCCCGCTGCGCTGGTTCGGCCGGGCGCAGTACCGCACCGTCCCGATCGACGCGGACGTGGTCGCGGGCGAGCAGCGGATCATCGATCTCTACGTCCGCGCCGGACTGATCCCGCAGGCGCGGGCGCCACGGGCGGAGGCGATCCTCGATCCCGGATTTTCCGAAGCGCTGATCGCCGTGCGATGATGGCGGCGGAGGACCCGACATGCACGACAGCGGCGACGAGCACAGCCACGCCCACGAGCCGGCGACGGCGGAGCACCACCACGGCAGTGCCGAGCGGTGGAAGCACGACGGCGTCCGGGTCATTCCCGGCGACCGGCTGGATTCCAATACGGCGCAGACACCCGGCATGTTCCGGCAGGCGGCGATCAACGCCGCCCGGGTCGGCGCGCAGAAGATCTGGGCCGGCACGGTGGCGATACAGCCCGACGCCAAGACCGGCGTGCACCATCACGGCGCGCTGGAGAGCGTGATCTACGTGGTGTCGGGCCGCGCCCGCATGCGCTGGGGCGACAGCCTCGAATACGTCGCCGAGGCCGGCCCGGGCGACTTCATCTTCGTGCCGCCCTTCGTGCCGCACCAAGAGATCAACGCCTCGACCGACGAGCCCCTGCACTGCGTGCTGGTGCGCTCCGACAACGAGGC
This window of the Methylobacterium tardum genome carries:
- a CDS encoding ABC transporter substrate-binding protein, which produces MRRLLALALLTLLAALPARAEDVLRVGDQRGNARALMEAAGVLEGLPYRLEWSEFPAAAPLLEALNAGAIDAGGVGDAPFTFAAAAGVPVKAFLAFRNRQDGLAILVRPDSPIRAVADLKGRRIATNRGSIGHQVVLAALEEAGLPADSVTFSFLPPADAKLALASGAVDAWSTWEPYTSAAELAGLVRVVRDGNGITPGLSYAVASETALKAKRALLADYAARLARARAWALRDPAPYAAVWSKLIGLPEAVPLRWFGRAQYRTVPIDADVVAGEQRIIDLYVRAGLIPQARAPRAEAILDPGFSEALIAVR
- a CDS encoding cupin domain-containing protein; translation: MHDSGDEHSHAHEPATAEHHHGSAERWKHDGVRVIPGDRLDSNTAQTPGMFRQAAINAARVGAQKIWAGTVAIQPDAKTGVHHHGALESVIYVVSGRARMRWGDSLEYVAEAGPGDFIFVPPFVPHQEINASTDEPLHCVLVRSDNEAVVVNLPDVQAAERPETVYWVDPIHKHP